In Arcanobacterium wilhelmae, the following are encoded in one genomic region:
- the rbsK gene encoding ribokinase produces the protein MDIAVIGSNMVDLISYIHRMPKEGETIEAPDFKLGCGGKGANQAVAAARLGSEVLMLTRVGNDMFADNTIANFEANGIDTRYVLRTEATSGVAPIFVDPESHNSIIIVKGANARLTPADIDAAAEDIAQCKLIVLQLEVPLETVYYAIEFGKKHGIPVLLNPAPAAPDLVLEKVKDCTYFVPNESELSLLTGMPVETIDDVRNAASALLDAGMENVIVTLGARGVIWISEAGEVMIEAEKVDARDTTGAGDAFIGCFSHHLVATGDVTASMRMANKYAADSVTKLGTQTSYATREEFDVVAK, from the coding sequence ATGGATATCGCCGTTATTGGATCAAATATGGTGGATCTCATTTCCTACATCCACCGCATGCCCAAGGAGGGCGAGACCATCGAGGCTCCCGATTTCAAGCTCGGGTGCGGAGGCAAGGGCGCAAACCAGGCCGTTGCTGCCGCTCGTCTCGGCTCGGAGGTACTGATGCTGACCCGCGTTGGCAACGACATGTTCGCCGACAACACGATCGCAAACTTCGAAGCCAACGGGATCGATACGCGTTATGTGCTTCGCACTGAGGCGACCTCGGGCGTGGCACCGATCTTCGTGGATCCCGAATCGCATAACTCGATCATCATTGTGAAGGGCGCGAATGCTCGGCTCACGCCGGCCGATATTGACGCCGCCGCTGAGGATATCGCGCAGTGCAAACTGATCGTTCTCCAGCTCGAGGTTCCGCTCGAGACGGTGTATTACGCGATCGAGTTCGGCAAGAAGCATGGCATTCCGGTTCTTCTCAACCCGGCCCCGGCGGCCCCGGACCTGGTGCTCGAGAAGGTCAAGGACTGCACCTACTTCGTGCCGAACGAATCGGAGCTGTCGCTCCTGACCGGCATGCCGGTGGAGACGATCGACGACGTTCGCAACGCGGCGTCCGCGTTGCTCGACGCCGGAATGGAGAACGTGATCGTGACCCTTGGCGCTCGCGGCGTGATCTGGATCAGCGAGGCTGGCGAAGTGATGATCGAGGCCGAGAAGGTGGACGCGCGCGATACCACAGGAGCGGGCGATGCGTTTATCGGCTGCTTCTCGCACCACCTTGTTGCAACTGGCGACGTCACGGCGTCGATGCGGATGGCGAACAAGTATGCGGCCGATTCAGTGACCAAGCTGGGCACGCAGACGTCGTACGCCACTCGCGAGGAATTCGACGTCGTCGCGAAGTAG
- a CDS encoding copper homeostasis protein CutC, whose protein sequence is MLEVIAQGARDGAAAQAGGAARVELVGTMADGGLSASVEQVREFRAHCDLPIRAMLRDQGGFAAGDVDALADLGAALLDAGAQALVLGYLAGGELDTVLIREIAQRAGSGDITIHRAVDSAQDYFTAWERVLRFASGTRGTGHVAADARAAGQEADASVRDYPHVSTVLTAGSENGVETGMPKLLEALKSPGVAERMMVGGGLKLEHIAPLREAGVRMFHVGSAVRDSWDSPVDPERVKIWVDAANGE, encoded by the coding sequence ATGCTGGAAGTGATTGCGCAGGGCGCGCGCGACGGTGCGGCAGCACAAGCGGGAGGAGCGGCGCGAGTCGAACTCGTGGGAACCATGGCCGACGGCGGGCTCTCGGCAAGCGTGGAACAAGTGCGCGAGTTCCGTGCGCATTGCGACCTGCCGATCCGGGCGATGCTCCGCGACCAGGGCGGGTTTGCGGCGGGGGATGTTGACGCTCTCGCAGACCTCGGTGCGGCTTTGCTCGACGCCGGAGCGCAGGCCCTCGTGCTCGGGTACTTGGCTGGGGGAGAATTAGATACGGTCCTGATTCGCGAGATCGCTCAGCGTGCCGGTTCGGGCGATATCACTATCCACCGCGCTGTTGATTCGGCGCAGGATTATTTCACAGCTTGGGAACGCGTGCTTCGATTCGCCTCCGGCACGAGGGGGACGGGCCACGTCGCCGCGGACGCTCGCGCCGCGGGACAGGAAGCAGACGCCAGCGTTCGCGACTATCCGCACGTCAGTACGGTACTCACAGCCGGCTCAGAGAACGGCGTAGAAACAGGCATGCCCAAGCTCCTCGAAGCTCTCAAGAGTCCCGGAGTCGCCGAGCGCATGATGGTTGGTGGCGGGCTGAAACTCGAGCACATCGCACCGCTACGCGAGGCAGGTGTGCGCATGTTCCATGTGGGATCGGCGGTGCGTGACTCGTGGGATTCTCCTGTCGATCCCGAGCGCGTAAAAATCTGGGTTGACGCCGCAAACGGGGAATAA